One Peromyscus leucopus breed LL Stock chromosome 2, UCI_PerLeu_2.1, whole genome shotgun sequence DNA window includes the following coding sequences:
- the Tmem8b gene encoding transmembrane protein 8B isoform X5 — protein MNMPQSLGNQPLPPEPPSLGTPGEGSGAILPPEHCWPVRPTLRNELDTFSVHFYIFFGPSVALPPERPAVFALRLLPVLDSGGVLSLELQLNVSSLRQENVTVFGCLTHEVPLSLGDAAVTCSKESLAGFLISVSVASRVARLRIPFPQTGTWFLTLRSLCGVGPRFVRCHNATAEVRLRTFLSPCVDDCGPYGQCKLLRTHNYLYAACECKAGWRGWGCTDSADALTYGFQLLSTLLLCLSNLMFLPPVVLAIRSRYVLEAAVYTFTMFFSTFYHACDQPGIVVFCIMDYDVLQFCDFLGSLMSVWVTVIAMARLQPVIKQVLYLLGAMLLSMALQLDRHGLWNLLGPSLFALGILATAWFAASGAGTVTLRRGAVGSSTCARAALSRAVPSFCMLSWRPATTTSTFTAFGICSLLAAWASCCLLVPRLSAGSHRELGPGAAVTSCASMNRKSWASWAQEGPLSAASVPAERGFGPGS, from the exons ATGAATATGCCCCAGTCACTGGGCAACCAGCCACTGCCCCCAGAGCCACCATCCCTGGGGACTCCAGGAGAAGGGTCTGGAGCCATATTGCCACCTGAGCACTGCTGGCCAGTGCGTCCGACTCTGCGCAATGAGCTAGATACCTTCTCTGTCCACTTCTACATCTTCTTTGGTCCCAGCGTGGCCCTTCCACCTGAGCGCCCAGCCGTGTTTGCCCTGAGGCTACTGCCAGTGCTGGACAGTGGAGGTGTCCTTAGTCTGGAGCTCCAGCTCAATGTG AGCTCTCTGCGCCAAGAAAATGTAACAGTGTTCGGATGCCTGACTCACGAGGTGCCCTTGAGCCTGGGGGATGCTGCCGTGACCTGTTCCAAAG AGTCCCTGGCAGGTTTCCTCATCTCAGTCAGTGTCGCATCCAGAGTGGCCAGGCTTCGAATTCCGTTCCCACAGACGGGGACCTGGTTCCTGACCCTCCGCTCTCTCTGCGGGGTGGGGCCTCG GTTTGTGCGGTGCCACAACGCAACGGCAGAAGTGCGCCTGCGCACCTTCCTGTCCCCGTGCGTGGATGACTGTGGGCCCTACGGCCAGTGCAAGCTGCTGCGCACCCACAACTACCTGTACGCGGCCTGCGAGTGCAAGGCTG GGTGGCGGGGCTGGGGTTGCACAGACAGCGCCGATGCCCTCACCTATGGGTTCCAGCTGCTGTCCACGCTCCTCCTCTGCCTGAGCAACCTCATGTTTTTGCCGCCGGTGGTCTTGGCCATTCGGAGCCGATATGTGCTGGAAGCTGCTGTCTACACCTTCACTATGTTCTTCTCCACG TTCTATCATGCCTGTGACCAGCCCGGCATTGTGGTCTTCTGCATCATGGACTACGATGTGCTTCAGTTCTGTGACTTCCTGGGTTCGTTAATGTCGGTTTGGGTCACCGTCATTGCTATGGCTCGTTTGCAGCCTGTGATCAAGCAG GTGTTGTATTTGCTGGGGGCCATGCTGCTGTCCATGGCTCTGCAGCTTGACCGCCATGGACTCTGGAACCTGCTTGGACCCAGTCTCTTCGCGCTTGGGATCTTGGCCACAGCCTGG TTCGCAGCGTCCGGCGCCGGCACTGTTACCCTCCGACGTGGCGCCGTTGGCTCTTCTACCTGTGCCCGGGCAGCCTTATCGCGGGCAGTGCCGTCCTTCTGTATGCTTTCGTGGAGACCCGCGACAACTACTTCTACATTCACAGCATTTGGCATATGCTCATTGCTGGCAGCGTGGGCTTCCTGCTGCCTCCTCGTGCCAAGACTGAGCGCCGGGTCCCATCGGGAGCTCGGGCCCGGGGCTGCGGTTACCAGCTGTGCATCAATGAACAGGAAGAGCTGGGCCTCGTGGGCCCAGGAGGGGCCACTGTCAGCAGCATCTGTGCCAGCTGAGAGGGGCTTCGGGCCAGGCTCCTAG
- the Tmem8b gene encoding transmembrane protein 8B isoform X6: protein MCLLLLCLFLLSTCPLSRVFVPSFTYRVSAQLVCVGGRGASVCPLTLRLRPKAPPLHNSSSVACGGASVCQLELALPPWGHWVYVRVETPSRGPGRIIRFQLCVRLQECPQPSLSRALVPGAAMNMPQSLGNQPLPPEPPSLGTPGEGSGAILPPEHCWPVRPTLRNELDTFSVHFYIFFGPSVALPPERPAVFALRLLPVLDSGGVLSLELQLNVSSLRQENVTVFGCLTHEVPLSLGDAAVTCSKESLAGFLISVSVASRVARLRIPFPQTGTWFLTLRSLCGVGPRFVRCHNATAEVRLRTFLSPCVDDCGPYGQCKLLRTHNYLYAACECKAGWRGWGCTDSADALTYGFQLLSTLLLCLSNLMFLPPVVLAIRSRYVLEAAVYTFTMFFSTFYHACDQPGIVVFCIMDYDVLQFCDFLGSLMSVWVTVIAMARLQPVIKQVLYLLGAMLLSMALQLDRHGLWNLLGPSLFALGILATAWFAASGAGTVTLRRGAVGSSTCARAALSRAVPSFCMLSWRPATTTSTFTAFGICSLLAAWASCCLLVPRLSAGSHRELGPGAAVTSCASMNRKSWASWAQEGPLSAASVPAERGFGPGS, encoded by the exons ATGTGTCTCttacttctctgtcttttcttgctCTCCACCTGTCCTCTGTCCAGGGTCTTTGTGCCCAGCTTTACTTACAGGGTTTCCGCACAGCTGGTGTGTGTAGGGGGCCGAGGGGCATCTGTCTGCCCCCTGACACTGCGCCTGCGTCCCAAGGCCCCGCCTCTACACAACTCAAGCTCTGTGGCCTGTGGAGGTGCCTCAGTATGCCAGctggagctggccctgcccccctGGGGGCACTGGGTCTATGTGCGTGTGGAGACACCATCCCGTGGCCCTGGCAGGATCATCCGCTTCCAGCTGTGTGTACGGTTACAAG AGTGTCCACAACCCAGCCTGTCCCGTGCCTTGGTCCCTGGGGCTGCCATGAATATGCCCCAGTCACTGGGCAACCAGCCACTGCCCCCAGAGCCACCATCCCTGGGGACTCCAGGAGAAGGGTCTGGAGCCATATTGCCACCTGAGCACTGCTGGCCAGTGCGTCCGACTCTGCGCAATGAGCTAGATACCTTCTCTGTCCACTTCTACATCTTCTTTGGTCCCAGCGTGGCCCTTCCACCTGAGCGCCCAGCCGTGTTTGCCCTGAGGCTACTGCCAGTGCTGGACAGTGGAGGTGTCCTTAGTCTGGAGCTCCAGCTCAATGTG AGCTCTCTGCGCCAAGAAAATGTAACAGTGTTCGGATGCCTGACTCACGAGGTGCCCTTGAGCCTGGGGGATGCTGCCGTGACCTGTTCCAAAG AGTCCCTGGCAGGTTTCCTCATCTCAGTCAGTGTCGCATCCAGAGTGGCCAGGCTTCGAATTCCGTTCCCACAGACGGGGACCTGGTTCCTGACCCTCCGCTCTCTCTGCGGGGTGGGGCCTCG GTTTGTGCGGTGCCACAACGCAACGGCAGAAGTGCGCCTGCGCACCTTCCTGTCCCCGTGCGTGGATGACTGTGGGCCCTACGGCCAGTGCAAGCTGCTGCGCACCCACAACTACCTGTACGCGGCCTGCGAGTGCAAGGCTG GGTGGCGGGGCTGGGGTTGCACAGACAGCGCCGATGCCCTCACCTATGGGTTCCAGCTGCTGTCCACGCTCCTCCTCTGCCTGAGCAACCTCATGTTTTTGCCGCCGGTGGTCTTGGCCATTCGGAGCCGATATGTGCTGGAAGCTGCTGTCTACACCTTCACTATGTTCTTCTCCACG TTCTATCATGCCTGTGACCAGCCCGGCATTGTGGTCTTCTGCATCATGGACTACGATGTGCTTCAGTTCTGTGACTTCCTGGGTTCGTTAATGTCGGTTTGGGTCACCGTCATTGCTATGGCTCGTTTGCAGCCTGTGATCAAGCAG GTGTTGTATTTGCTGGGGGCCATGCTGCTGTCCATGGCTCTGCAGCTTGACCGCCATGGACTCTGGAACCTGCTTGGACCCAGTCTCTTCGCGCTTGGGATCTTGGCCACAGCCTGG TTCGCAGCGTCCGGCGCCGGCACTGTTACCCTCCGACGTGGCGCCGTTGGCTCTTCTACCTGTGCCCGGGCAGCCTTATCGCGGGCAGTGCCGTCCTTCTGTATGCTTTCGTGGAGACCCGCGACAACTACTTCTACATTCACAGCATTTGGCATATGCTCATTGCTGGCAGCGTGGGCTTCCTGCTGCCTCCTCGTGCCAAGACTGAGCGCCGGGTCCCATCGGGAGCTCGGGCCCGGGGCTGCGGTTACCAGCTGTGCATCAATGAACAGGAAGAGCTGGGCCTCGTGGGCCCAGGAGGGGCCACTGTCAGCAGCATCTGTGCCAGCTGAGAGGGGCTTCGGGCCAGGCTCCTAG